The following DNA comes from Megalobrama amblycephala isolate DHTTF-2021 linkage group LG20, ASM1881202v1, whole genome shotgun sequence.
ctacccaggtcctactcgccaTGCGATGCGCAGACCTTGAaccaggggcggagccaggggGTGGCCAGGGGTGGCCGCGGACTTTTTTGTTTGCAAGAATTGCGGTTATTTAAATGCAGAACCGTCTCTTTAAGACCACAAAAACGGGAGAGTTTTCAGACGCGCACTCcaacttcgcctcagcgccaggcgcaaaTCAAACACGTGCGGAAATGATACAGATGCTGAATGAGCTTCagcagaacaacagtgaacggCGAACCTTAGCTCACATAaatgtttctcaactggtgggttgcAAGACCGCGCACTTTTCAATCACACGCGAATACGGCGCGCTGTATATTACTCActataaataaagcgcaaaagaacgAACATGCAACGTCGTAGTTCTGTCGTCTATTAAGTCATTAAATAACCAAAAAGGCGATTAAAGCTGTGAAAAGCTGTATTTgattaaataggcctacatacatgcatgcacagtttttaacgcagcttatatatatatatatatatatatatatatatatatatatatatatatatatatatatatatatatatatatatatatacttggtCAGTCAGTTCTTGTTCTCAAAACCCCCAAAAGCTTGTTCCTATATATATAGAACAAGCTTTTGGGGGTTTGAGAACAAGAACTGACTGACCAAGTTGAATTCAGCTATAGTGTGAGCCccttacatacatacatatatatatatatatatatatatatatatatatatatatatatatatatatatatatggtcaaATTTACTCAGTGTTCCATGATCTAATTCACTATCTCAATAACAATTAAGTACAAATTAACTGTATTCAGTTGTGTTGTAGGCACATTCCAGTACATTATAGTCGGactcatttttatgtttaaataatgaAGATTTCTGTGCCACCCCAGACTGGTTGCTGGCCCCTGCCTGGCCACCCCTATGAAAAAATCCTGGCTCCGCCACTGCCTtgaacctgggtctccggcgtgggagtCAGATGCTCTatcaaggaggctaaaggctgcaacccctagtgtcagtcgctagagcatctcttgagatcagaggagtgagctTTAATCGCAGCTCAGCTGCCTCCGTTCCATGAGCATGATGATCATTTTGCATTATGCATGTTTTCTGCATTGGTGGAAGTGTGCCAATCATCAGATGCAGCTTCATTTTtagtttctccatcatacattgcatgccatttatcgaCACACgccatccagtatttaatatgaaattctaaaatcgatctatcttactgcagtgtgcaacaatgTCTCAGCAGCAACTCACTCAAATGTAGCCTATGTAATTTGataaaacagcgctgctttaccTCATACGTTTGACCAGaagaagcggcgccggcgactgtggcataataaaagttcctctGCTGAAGTGTGTGGTGCAgctcgtctctcattatcaatcgctccagcggtctcgttcagctccacatcACTttccctgctctgcttcatactacagtaacgttaataatcgcatccatgaacatgatttctgctcgAGTCCCATCCCGACTCTTTCCACTGATTGTGAGGTGAAGATGACATGTCCCAAGATTTCGCGCTCAATCTCGGCGTCACCAGTGTTTGCTGGGTTTGTAAGACTGAATTGCTTGctttattagggcccgagcaccgatggtgtgaggactctattgtaattgctcagccaattattcttcttctccaaaatgaatcgcatttttgagggcctaatcgttctcaaaaactcatgaaactttgcacacgtgtcagaagtggtgaaaattgaCATCtaatatgggtttcagaattaggtgtggcaaaatggctcgatagcgccacctacaaaatttcaattaagcgcccttcgtgctacgtttcacgtacaggtgtgaaattcggtagacagatgtaacagcccaatacctacaaaaaagcccctgggtgcaaagtttgtaaacccaacaggaagtgagatattttgaattttctctacaaaattttggcagttccctttcagtcggtcacgttcgacgtacgtcagtagtgaccgacgaattgggatatcgcttagagagccctatcagcttcgtgtaaactaaaacaagccaatggaattggcgtgcgatatttgcataatgcgcaccgcccccgacaggtgtatataaataggaagcagatgcaatcgcactctgtctttcgcttcggagccattcagTGGTGTCCTGTTTAAGAAGACTGTTTGTGTGAACTAAACTGCCTCGAAGAGGATTCACAGCAAGCCGTGTGTGCCGGTGTAACGGTGCTACAGTGAGGTCGCGAGCTCCCGAGGATCCGAGCtatagctctcaactgctgtttcaCAGCACACGCCTagagtgaaagtgtgtgtgttgcgatttgggcgGTTCCTCGGTGTTCCAggagtggtgtacctggcacatcgcgtcactccctgtgtgcttcggcaCGAGCGAGTTGACtgtttccccttctaaaagagctttacagacgaaccctgacagtatgtcatttcgtctgtgcgttaatgggtgcggtcgttccctggtccctgctgatgggcacaatcgttgcatctcgtgtttggcattcagcacgctgaagcagcttttgtgaatggttcatgttcccattgcgggaacatgactatcgcggtgctgaggtcgagactctccttcctgaagtctcaggaagcgggggccCCCTCCCCTGTGCCcgttcgaccgttttttccggcccgggccggaatgacggttcgcggtgtataggaagggtgacctgaggcttacggtcagggcttccccgccgagcggaaacgctcctcgggcccctgccgcctcatcagcaccgcaacccatcgtgccaccgttggtttccgctgggccctctacggactgtccagccgttacctttggtgtgcggcggcggatcggatgtcgactgctgcatcggaaggtgagcctgagtcctcggggaggaagatccggacgcgctgccgcccggGACGGCGTGgcccgagtcggatcccgagctcacggctgtgctctcccgggccgccttgtgcatcgggcttgagtggaaccctccccctgtcccggcccatctcggttggacgattggtacttggggggggtcgCTGGTCAAATCCAGCGTCCCGCNNNNNNNNNNNNNNNNNNNNNNNNNNNNNNNNNNNNNNNNNNNNNNNNNNNNNNNNNNNNNNNNNNNNNNNNNNNNNNNNNNNNNNNNNNNNNNNNNNNNNNNNNNNNNNNNNNNNNNNNNNNNNNNNNNNNNNNNNNNNNNNNNNNNNNNNNNNNNNNNNNNNNNNNNNNNNNNNNNNNNNNNNNNNNNNNNNNNNNNNNNNNNNNNNNNNNNNNNNNNNNNNNNNNNNNNNNNNNNNNNNNNNNNNNNNNNNNNNNNNNNNNNNNNNNNNNNNNNNNNNNNNNNNNNNNNNNNNNNNNNNNNNNNNNNNNNNNNNNNNNNNNNNNNNNNNNNNNNNNNNNNNNNNNNNNNNNNNNNNNNNNNNNNNNNNNNNNNNNNNNNNNNNNNNNNNNNNNNNNNNNNNNNNNNNNNNNNNNNNNNNNNNNNNNNNNNNNNNNNNNNNNNNNNNNNNNNNNNNNNNNNNNNNNNNNNNNNNNNNNNNNNNNNNNNNNNNNNNNNNNNNNNNNNNNNNNNNNNNNNNNNNNNNNNNNNNNNNNNNNNNNNNNNNNNNNNNNNNNNNNNNNNNNNNNNNNNNNNNNNNNNNNNNNNNNNNNNNNNNNNNNNNNNNNNNNNNNNNNNNNNNNNNNNNNNNNNNNNNNNNNNNNNNNNNNNNNNNNNNNNNNNNNNNNNNNNNNNNNNNNNNNNNNNNNNNNNNNNNNNNNNNNNNNNNNNNNNNNNNNNNNNNNNNNNNNNNNNNNNNNNNNNNNNNNNNNNNNNNNNNNNNNNNNNNNNNNNNNNNNNNNNNNNNNNNNNNNNNNNNNNNNNNNNNNNNNNNNNNNNNNNNNNNNNNNNNNNNNNNNNNNNNNNNNNNNNNNNNNNNNNNNNNNNNNNNNNNNNNNNNNNNNNNNNNNNNNNNNNNNNNNNNNNNNNNNNNNNNNNNNNNNNNNNNNNNNNNNNNNNNNNNNNNNNNNNNNNNNNNNNNNNNNNNNNNNNNNNNNNNNNNNNNNNNNNNNNNNNNNNCTTTATTGTGTGTTCTGCTAtaccagtgtttcccaaccctgttcctggagggaCACCAACAGTGCATATTTTGGATGACTCCATTATCTGGCCCATATATTTCtggtcttggagtctctactaatgagctgatgagttgaatcaggtgtgtttgattaggaagagttggaaaatgtgtagcgttggtgtgcctccaggggcctgtaccatgatggtattgaacaaactcagggttataggattagttttaaattgacaaaaccaaaccactccaatccaAGTTTGTTGGTACCGTGATGCCGATCgccaactttctctgtcaactcaggctttgatcctgagtttgtggagcgcgtGCACATGAATCCGTGACATCAGTGACAAACAGCtaatcacatgccttgcaacagaaataaactgttttgattcacttctcgcgagagagTCAGCatgattcaaaactcttttgctgaaaatgaagaatttaaacgcatttacactaatggaaaatacttgtctgtgaaagaggacaaataaaagaaatgatctttctctatcagtgcaagttgtgaagttagtttatatagttgataatatcgatagagactcaaacatacaaggtcacatgtatagtcatatttaaagagtaTATTTACACCTTATTTATATGatctatatattattaatattcattgaaactaaatgcttattaacaactgttaaactaaacttgcgtgtgtgtaatgattaataaaaaaaaaaagatcatatacaaatcatatataaatcataaaataattctacgtaattatcattaaaaccaaacAATTCGATagttatttgtttttactatataatgacctttaatttggaggatTGTGTGTGTTGGGTGTGTCAGTATCACAGCTtacatctgattggtccaatttcagtttCAGATCTCTGACCCAGAACATAACCTACCCCGGACCAGGTTAGCCATGGAGCTTAAGTTACCATGgcgatgaacaccgctaaaagtcaagttactttcatggtacctaaaacccaggattggcgcaaactaatctgaaacttacctggctagccagctaatccagcttcatggtacaggccccacgAACAGGGTTGTGAAACACTGCTATATACAACCAGCACGTTACACACAGTGGTACACTGGTACACTGTATGAAAGACCAGGAACAaagtgaaagaaaaaagaaacttcaaagaaataaaaagtaaacaaGAGACATCAAAGGAGACTCAAATGAGAGCAGAAGAATTTCATGCTGTTTATGTACATTCAGATGCTGCTTAATGAAAAGCATAGTatctcacatatatatatatatatatatatatatatatatatatacacacacatgatCATATACATattcaattattaaatatatgaatgctAGAATATAACACGGTTCCGTTTGTTGTGAACTCAACTGACTGCTACACACTGTATTGAATTTATGTAATGCGTGGTTTGACACATACTGAactcttaatttctttttctcACTTTCTCAGAACAGTAATTCATTTCTCAGAAAACAAATCTCACCCTCTTTACTGGATTTCACTGGTATACCATGTGATGATGAAATGAGGTTCAAGATAATCATCTTTAGAGAACAACACCAGTGTTTCTTCATTCCATTGCTTTTTAATACAACAACACATTGTGCAACACAAAACCATTTACATCATTAGAAAAGTGCATGTGTAgaataataacagtaaaataattTCCATACTATTACCACTTACCACCAATACAAAATTAACATCATGTACATATCTTGAATGTCAGAACAATAAAAAAGAGCAAAAGTAAACACTGTTTTTTGTTGCTTTACCGTTTTAGTGTTTAAATAGGTGTGAGATCATTAAAGATCAAATAGATAAATAATACTACCATTATTTCATAGAAATCAATGACCAGATATAGAGTTCCTATAAAGTTTATGTCTTTCATGATCTTCACttgaaaatcaaacaaaacacaCTGCTTTTATAATGTTGAGTCTGTGATATTAGACCACATTTACTGGACATCTTTCTTGGCAGTTGTTCCGAAACCTCTTCTTCTGTTTgcaattttgtttcattttgtaaatCACAGGAacgatgacgatgataaaactGCTTACGACAGCAGCAATGACAGCGACTTTAAATCCACGTCCTTCTGCTCTTTCGTGCTCATATTTTCCTAAATTATCCAAGTTACTTGCTTCTTCTAGAAagataaatttaaaatgtttcatgACATTAAAACCATTTATTCACAGGTGATTTAAAATTATAAGAGGCTAAAGAGCAGTTTTCTGTCTTTCATAAATAACCTGGAGCTCAATAATCAATAACTATAAAAGAATATATTGTACCTTTCCTGTCATGATCTTCAGTGTCAGTTTCAGGTTTTCTGGGCTCTGTTaatagattttaaaacactgttaGTAGATTGAAAATTAAAGTTTCAAACATCCATTGAATCTTATCACAGGTCTTTTATTTTTGTctggtttttgtccttaaaacgcTGTTGTGTGTAGAACTACTTTTTTGGATCTCATCCAAAGCCGTTTCgaattcaaaatgtaattttaaagatagtaacggaggcttgagcCATTTAAAGCTATTCAACTCACCACCAAGAAATGTCAAGTCGCTTTTCAGTCGTTACACTATTTTATTGATAATTCATGGGGCACCGCTGACAGCGTGATTTACATagataataaaagttaatttagtAGGTAAAACATGGAagttgtttgtcatttttatccAATTGTTTGTCATATTTGTCTTGAATGAAATGAGATGAGTTGGTGAAGTGATATGAAACTGattcactgctgtgtgtttaTTGGAAAATAATTGCACGCCTTAGAACATTcattaaccaatcagaatcaagcattcAACAGTCTTGtggtataataaaatatatattacctTTCCTACCAGGAGCTTCTTTGATAATTTCAGGTTTACTGGGCTCTGTTAACAGATTTTAAACCACTGTAAATACACTGAAACTACAAGCTGCaaacatttattgaattatAAACAACAGTATTATATACAGTACCTGTTATGTCCACAGTGAATTCTGTTCTTTTCATGTCACATGTTGTTTGAAAAAATAATCTGAATTGTCCTGTCATTGCTGTAGTTGGAGTGTATCTGCATGTGAAGCTGTTCCTCTGTTCACAGGGGTCCAGATGAAACTCTTGTTTACAGATTGCTGAGTTATTATATTTTTCAGGGTATTGAAACTTATACATTATAATGCAGCATTCAGTGCACTTCTGAGGGACACTGCAGGTGAAAGCTACTTGTTTTCCTACAGTTCCTGTCACATCCTCACAGCTTATACTGCAGACATctgaaaaataacaatatatatcaGCAActgaagaataataaaaatgtatgtagcTATAATAAGAAATTCAGATTCACTTTCATTGAACATTGTGCATCTttatttgtgcatgtgtgtaaaaATCAAAATCATATGAATTAAAACATATTCCATTATCTTATATTCAGTCCCTCCTCAAAACTCACACACTCTTTCTAGTGAAAGTTTATTCTCTTACCATCATCAGCTCGACAGACAGCAGTAAAAGTCCAAACCACAATGAACAGTTGCACAGAATTCACAGCATTCATGCTTTTGATTCTGCAAtagaaaaaagacagaaatttGTATCAGATGAGAGACTTAACCACCAAGGAGGACTAACATGGAAGTTCTCGAGATTAAAGATAGAGATTGTTGagagaaaattatcaggaaaagtttgctTAGATTAAATGAGTTCCTTAAGGAAAAGATAAAAACAACAAGTCTGCCTTCATTTCAACATAGCGCAGCCATATGGACTAGTTTGAAATGACGATTAAATGTTTTAACAACCTATTCTTTCATGCTCCAAGAAACACCAACATCTTCTAATGCTCATTATGACTTATAATATGATCGAATATAGAGAACGATTTGCACTTTGCAGAGTGAAAAACACTTCGCTTTTACGCTACTTCAAGCCTCGGGTTATGTAATATATCACTCGTCATTTTTAGAGGATTCACACAACATAATGAATCATGCATTAATGTTGAGGTGTTGAAGGGACTCATGGGTGCAAAATACACCCGCGAAACCACAAGATTAATCACAATAAAGCACAAAGAACACGACGAAACTCCATTCAGAATAATATTACAGTCTACAGCGCCACGCCAGCAACTGATCGAGGCGATATAAAAGCCTttctatttaaatgtctgaaaaacAAATGCAATTTTGTAGGAACTGTAACACCGATCGGGTAAaatgatcacacacacacacacacacacacacacacacacacacacacacacacacacactatattaaACAAATACAGTTAACTACCAGTTTTCCCGTGATTATGGATTAGGCTAGTAAAGGATCCtgttgagagaaagagagttaTATTCACCTCTGGTCTGTATGTCTTCACCGTCTGAGTTCATTCACACCGAGACTCTTCTGCGACACCAGAATGAGCGAGCTTTCGCTTTCATGCACTCAGACCTCACACAGCTGTTTTGTTGTCACATTTTTGGCCCGCAtcccaatgtccatactatccaccctaaatagtaCTGAATATTCAacacgatcacatgagaatgcgtatcaatagtacgagtttgtaatctcgtagaatatatacgccaaaatgagttttggcgtgcttatggcAGGGGCGGCGCCAGCCGATTTTGCCGGGGCTTCAGCCCCGAATGTTTTGAGTCAAGCCCCGAATGTAATGACAGTCACTGAGCAAATATGAAACTGGACAATAGCCTATGCAAACCCCCGAAATCATaagttgttttatttcattgcgCTTTGGCTTTGCATATACTGCATACAGCCTGTAAAAACAGACCTTAAAAATAATCTAGCCTATagaatacatttctttgctGTCGGTAGCCTATGGGCTACACCGTTTCTTCCTCTCTGTTGAATATGCAGCAGGTAGGGGAGGAGCTAGCACAGTCAACCGCAAGAGTGCGAGACAGTCAGCGAGCAGGAatttcaggtttgaggtttcttaacagtgctctcaaaatataatttttctaaACAGATCTCTCTATTAAAATACGTTAAGCAGTTCAATACAGCTTTTCTACAGTATCCGACCATACACCGgcagcgctttctctctctcgcacatttgcgcacgcgatcagctggtgatctggtgatcaaaataaaagctcaaggatttatcttttaaaaagaaatgagtacacaagtattgtaaaaaagatgtttgaaccctttttaatgtccaggtacaagtcaacgctgtttctttgttcaatttgcacactgtatatgggttgaagctcttaattttgagtttccagagtgcaccagattgatgcatttaaccttaaaatgtacaaaattttcttccgggggggcatgcccccggacccccctagagctggtacatccaacaaagttttacaaattacagtgtcaaataatgtacattttctaaACAAGAATACgacaacaaaagctcctttcatgtcagtaaagctgttaatagaaaattaaaatgtctttggacaaatatagatttgggctaagccccgaatgtttacaatgtctggctccgcccctggcTTATGGTACGCgttttttcgcgtgcatatgatacgctcTTTATGGCGTGTATATGATACGCTCTTGGGTAGGATGGGGGTGGGGGAGTGGGGGTTTCGTACGTATAGTACGCCATAAAGTACGtctcatatgcacgcgaaaaactgcgtaccataaacacgccaaaactcattttggcgtatatattctacgagattacaaactcgtactattgatacacattttcgtgtgatcaggaaggatagtatgcacattgagacgcaggcTTGGAAAAGTCCCCTTCATGCCATGTAACGACAGCTGCTAATGCAATACACTGACTAATATCAAAATCGTTGGTTATTCTTAGACCGTTTAATAACTGTACTGGACTTCATGGCTCAGCTATGCTATAAGAGCAATTCATGACTGCCATCCAAAGATGCAAGGCATTGTTGTTTTACTATTGCATACCTGAACAAACACATCAGGGAGATTTTCTTCTTTGTAAGGCACTAAATTCACTGGAGGAACCCTTATCCACCTATGAACCTGTCAATCTCTCCTCATCAAAGGTAAACAGTTTTTTAATGGATAAACCTCTAATGGCACCACCTCTACATGCAGTTGTTAAACCTTTGTGCCAAaatatgaactcaaaattttccATCATTACAAAAAATTCAAGCCACAACCATTGTGCTCTTTGCGCGATGCTTCCCATGGTGCACAATGCACAATGCAAACACATGCATTTAACAAAGCGGAATCAttgttttgtaatatattaGCAATGCTTATTACCTCTCTTTTTCCTTTCAGTTCCCCATCTGTGTTCAGACCTTCAGCATCACGACCAAGCATAAAAGCCTGATAATAAGTGTATGATGATGAAAGTCATAGTCGATATGAGCTGTCTCTGTCTGTTGCGTCAGTGCATATAAACGCCCTGAAAATGACCAAACTTATGTAGAACATTatgtaggggagagtggggtaggTTGACCCACCCCGTCTTGGCAGCCGTACCCAATTGCCATGTGACCATATATTTTGGAGCTACGCATTATTTCTGCCAGACTGTGAAAAGGAGAAGCACATGGGAGGAGTGGAATGCGCcagtttactttaaaaactgtttttggctTGTTAAAGTAAGATTTTAGCATAACAAATATAATGGCTGttacatcaaagcaaatttgttcatgtctaaaaatatttatgaatcaTATTAGTGATTTAGCAATGTATAAAATCATGCAAagcatttagctaaatattatCCTGAATTGGTACGCTAGCTTGTTTCCCCCAAAATGACAGCTATATGGGGCAAAGTGAGCCAAATGctgtggggtaaattgagccagtgTTTACCCCACCATAATGCATTGaattaacagtgtaaattaAATCTCTGAAGTATAAACTTCTATCATTTCAATGTAATATTATGCAGCTGggattgttttcttttctttctttttcatttttttttagtttatttgatAGGAACAGTGTATAAATCCACCAAATCCTTCTCTGATATGAACCAGAAGATGTTTCATCATATATATAGTCTCTAATGGCCAAACATGGTCAACATTGCAGAATAACTACCAGACCATTTtgactaaaatatttattagtttcggtaacatttattcattctaattcagtttttatttaattttactccaattttctgtttagttttttttttttttttggttcaacatattgtttcagaTTGTTTCATAAATATTTGTAAGCAGATATTTGATTATTAGATTAGTTTTCAAAAGAGGTAATCTTTTAAAAGAGGTTCAACAACAATGAACATGTTTACTATAGCTCGAGTGTGATTTAGAGGAGGTCAGCCAATGAGTGCAGCATTAATGATGTCCAGTGGTCTTGAAATGTCGTCTTCTGCTTCATGCAGTCAGCCTCCAAACACTCCAGCACTGAAAGAGGAATCCTCAGAGTCTGTGCGTGGTGACACTGCTAAAAAGCTTTTGTTGGCCAGAGCCAAAACTCACATTGAACAAAAAACAAGTCCATTCAACACTATCTGCAACAAATAATGACAGCCTAGAGATGTTTGGCCAGCAAGTAGTGTTGTGGTTTCtactttatgcaaaaaaaatcacttcTTAAAGATCTTTGATTCcagacattttattattttattgtacaaCAAAGGAAACAGCCTCTTCAGGAGACAGCTCCAGATTTCTGCTCTGATCTCATTATATATCCAGGCAAATGCCCTGTGCCATACATTCTTATAGACATTCTTGTAAAGGTCCTTTTACATTCTGCAGCTTGGAATAGAATTTTCCATATGCTTTACATTTCTCATCAAACTTAGCAACACATGCATAAGGCCTTGTACTCTCATGTATTCTGCAACCTTAACACGCACATGTAAAAACTTTTCATATGATTGTAATTGCGAATTGAGATTATGCTCTATTATACTTAATTTTACCATAACAAAATCTTCTACAGTAGCAACCGAGCTGAGAAATGTTAAAGATAAAGCATTGCAGCTCAGACTTAGGAGGAATATAGTGAATATGTTGTATGATGCTCAAGTCGCTGTGTTCACTTGTGTTGTGTAACGTTGTGTGGAGCAAAAGTTGTGTGTGAAgtgctctctctgtctct
Coding sequences within:
- the LOC125255888 gene encoding uncharacterized protein LOC125255888, whose protein sequence is MNAVNSVQLFIVVWTFTAVCRADDDVCSISCEDVTGTVGKQVAFTCSVPQKCTECCIIMYKFQYPEKYNNSAICKQEFHLDPCEQRNSFTCRYTPTTAMTGQFRLFFQTTCDMKRTEFTVDITEPSKPEIIKEAPGRKEPRKPETDTEDHDRKEEASNLDNLGKYEHERAEGRGFKVAVIAAVVSSFIIVIVPVIYKMKQNCKQKKRFRNNCQERCPVNVV